The following are encoded in a window of Geobacter metallireducens GS-15 genomic DNA:
- a CDS encoding N-acetyltransferase encodes MLRKAQIGDVKNIQKLLTHFASQGDMLSRSLSELYESIRDFYVWEEGGEIVGTAALHIIWEDLAEIRSVAVAEETGRKGIGTQVVNACIDEARQLGLKRVFCLTYKPNFFGTFGMRIVDKSELPHKVWGDCMKCVKFPDCDEIAMILDLE; translated from the coding sequence ATGCTCCGCAAGGCCCAGATAGGTGACGTCAAGAACATCCAGAAGCTCCTCACCCACTTCGCCAGTCAGGGGGACATGCTCTCCCGTTCCCTGTCGGAGCTCTACGAGTCGATCCGTGACTTCTATGTGTGGGAGGAAGGGGGGGAGATCGTCGGCACTGCCGCCCTCCACATCATCTGGGAGGACCTGGCAGAGATCCGTTCCGTGGCCGTGGCGGAGGAGACGGGGCGGAAGGGGATCGGTACCCAGGTCGTGAACGCCTGCATCGACGAGGCCCGCCAACTGGGGCTCAAGCGGGTTTTCTGCCTCACCTACAAGCCCAATTTCTTCGGCACGTTCGGGATGCGGATCGTGGACAAGTCGGAGCTTCCCCACAAGGTGTGGGGCGATTGCATGAAGTGCGTGAAATTCCCCGACTGCGACGAGATCGCAATGATCCTGGACCTCGAATAG
- a CDS encoding replication-associated recombination protein A, whose amino-acid sequence MTDLFDATAATETGRDAPLAERMRPRTLDDYVGQEHLLGEGKLLRRLIESDTLSSLIFWGPPGSGKTTLARIIANATKSHFIFFSAILSGVKEIREIVKEAENERKYRGSNTILFVDEIHRFNKSQQDAFLPYVEKGVFTIIGATTENPSFEVIAPLLSRCKVLVLNSLTDEEVTTILRRALVDPERGLGNRSLAVSDEALAFMAEQAQGDARIALNTLETAARLAKNGEIDLDSAREAAQKKALLYDKGGEEHYNVISAFIKSMRGSDPDGALYWLARMIEAGEDPLFILRRMVILASEDIGNADPRALQVAVAALQAFQLVGMPEGRIIMAQAVTYLATAPKSNASYAGIDAALAEVRKSGALPVPLHIRNAPTRLMKDLGYHAGYKYAHDYEGGHVSQEYLPEQLRGKTFYAPRGHGYEKTIKERMEYLRTLQERNKQ is encoded by the coding sequence ATGACCGATCTTTTCGACGCCACCGCCGCAACCGAAACCGGCAGGGATGCCCCCCTGGCCGAACGGATGCGCCCCCGCACCCTCGACGACTACGTGGGCCAGGAGCACCTTCTGGGCGAAGGGAAACTCCTGCGTCGGCTCATCGAGTCCGACACCCTCTCTTCCCTCATTTTCTGGGGTCCTCCCGGTTCGGGGAAAACGACCCTGGCCCGCATCATCGCCAACGCCACCAAGTCCCACTTCATCTTTTTTTCCGCCATCCTCTCCGGCGTGAAGGAGATCCGCGAAATCGTCAAGGAGGCGGAGAACGAGCGGAAGTACCGGGGTTCCAACACCATCCTCTTCGTTGACGAGATCCACCGGTTCAACAAATCCCAGCAGGACGCCTTCCTCCCCTACGTGGAGAAAGGAGTCTTCACCATTATCGGCGCCACCACCGAAAACCCTTCGTTCGAGGTCATCGCGCCGCTCCTCTCCCGCTGCAAGGTCCTGGTCCTCAACTCCCTGACCGATGAAGAGGTGACAACGATCCTGCGTCGTGCCCTTGTCGACCCGGAACGGGGGCTTGGCAACCGGAGCCTTGCCGTTTCCGACGAGGCCCTCGCTTTCATGGCGGAGCAGGCCCAGGGGGACGCCCGGATCGCCCTCAACACCCTGGAAACGGCGGCGCGACTGGCGAAAAACGGCGAGATCGACCTGGACTCGGCCCGGGAAGCGGCCCAGAAGAAGGCCCTGCTCTACGACAAGGGGGGTGAGGAGCACTACAACGTCATCTCCGCCTTCATTAAGTCCATGCGGGGCAGCGACCCCGACGGCGCCCTCTACTGGCTGGCGCGGATGATCGAAGCGGGGGAAGACCCCCTCTTCATCCTGAGGCGGATGGTGATCCTCGCCTCCGAGGATATCGGCAATGCCGACCCGAGGGCGCTGCAAGTGGCGGTTGCAGCCCTTCAGGCGTTCCAGCTTGTGGGGATGCCCGAAGGACGGATCATCATGGCCCAGGCGGTGACGTATCTCGCCACCGCACCCAAGTCCAACGCCTCCTACGCGGGAATCGACGCGGCCCTGGCAGAGGTAAGGAAGAGCGGCGCCCTCCCCGTTCCCCTCCACATCCGCAACGCCCCCACGCGGCTCATGAAGGATCTGGGATACCACGCGGGATACAAGTATGCCCACGACTACGAAGGGGGGCACGTCTCCCAGGAGTATCTCCCTGAACAACTCCGGGGGAAGACCTTTTACGCCCCCCGCGGGCATGGCTACGAAAAGACGATCAAGGAACGGATGGAATATCTGCGGACTTTACAGGAGAGGAACAAGCAATGA
- a CDS encoding TldD/PmbA family protein: MNTNEMIETVATLLKDRPLDGWEVAAATSRLLSIEVKEQKVDTFKCSAPGGVSIRVLKNGGMGFSYSTSMEPADLARMVENALVGAGAQTPDEHHAFPEPRPGSEIPGLYDEGLAAVPEAEKVARAMELERLVMAADPRVKRVRKCSFGESTVETRIVNSRGVDATCRGTSVSASVSAIAEESGNSQMGWDFDFANHFTDLSVDRIATRAVAKAVGLLGAAKIPTMRCPAVLDNYVATEILEVLASAFLAESVQKGKSLLVGKKGTRIVSPLLRIRDDGTLPGGMGTAPFDAEGVPKQNTILVEDGVLRGYLYDTLRARKDGVASTGNASRGGIKSPPHMGVSNLFIENGTVPFDDLMAGIGRGILLTDVMGMHTANPISGDFSVGAAGFLIEEGKVTVPVKGIAISGNILELFQGVEGVGNDLRLYGTVGAPSLRIAALDVSGE, translated from the coding sequence ATGAACACAAATGAAATGATCGAAACCGTCGCCACCCTCCTGAAGGACCGTCCCCTGGACGGGTGGGAGGTTGCCGCCGCAACGTCGCGCCTACTCTCCATCGAGGTGAAGGAGCAGAAGGTGGACACCTTCAAGTGCTCCGCCCCGGGCGGGGTAAGCATCCGGGTCCTGAAGAACGGCGGCATGGGGTTCTCGTACTCCACCAGCATGGAGCCTGCCGACCTTGCCCGCATGGTGGAAAACGCCCTCGTGGGGGCCGGAGCCCAGACCCCCGATGAGCACCATGCCTTTCCCGAGCCCCGTCCCGGTTCGGAGATCCCCGGGCTCTACGACGAGGGGCTGGCGGCCGTGCCCGAAGCGGAGAAGGTGGCGCGGGCCATGGAGCTGGAGCGGCTCGTCATGGCTGCCGACCCGCGGGTGAAGCGGGTGCGCAAATGCTCCTTCGGCGAGTCGACGGTGGAGACCCGTATCGTCAACTCCCGTGGCGTCGATGCCACCTGCCGGGGTACGTCGGTGTCGGCCAGCGTCTCGGCTATCGCCGAGGAAAGCGGCAATTCCCAGATGGGGTGGGACTTCGACTTCGCCAACCATTTCACCGATCTGTCCGTTGACCGGATCGCGACACGGGCCGTGGCCAAGGCGGTGGGGCTTCTGGGGGCCGCGAAGATCCCGACCATGCGCTGTCCGGCGGTTCTCGACAACTACGTGGCCACCGAAATCCTGGAGGTGCTCGCCTCCGCCTTCCTGGCCGAGAGCGTCCAGAAGGGGAAGTCGCTCCTGGTGGGGAAAAAGGGAACCCGGATTGTCAGCCCCCTCCTCCGGATTCGGGATGACGGGACCCTCCCCGGCGGCATGGGGACTGCCCCCTTCGATGCCGAGGGGGTGCCGAAGCAGAACACAATCCTCGTGGAGGACGGCGTGCTCCGTGGCTACCTCTACGACACTCTCCGGGCCCGAAAAGACGGTGTCGCTTCCACCGGCAATGCCAGCCGCGGCGGCATCAAGTCCCCTCCCCACATGGGAGTGTCCAACCTCTTCATCGAGAACGGCACCGTCCCCTTCGATGACCTCATGGCCGGCATCGGGCGGGGGATCCTTCTCACCGACGTCATGGGGATGCACACCGCCAATCCCATCTCCGGCGACTTCTCCGTGGGGGCCGCCGGTTTCCTCATCGAAGAGGGGAAGGTGACGGTTCCGGTCAAGGGAATCGCCATCTCCGGGAATATTCTGGAACTCTTCCAGGGAGTGGAAGGGGTGGGGAACGACCTTCGGCTTTACGGCACCGTGGGGGCGCCGTCGCTGCGGATCGCAGCCCTTGATGTGAGCGGCGAGTAG
- the recN gene encoding DNA repair protein RecN: MLIDLSIRNFAIIDTLHVPFQPGLTVFTGETGAGKSIIIDAVNLIMGGRASADLIRTGAEEATVEAVFALPEGSPLGARLADAGIECDGELLVKRVVSRSGRNRVFVGGGLSTQAILADMARELVNIYGQHESQTLLRTDNHLTLLDGFGGLLPLRESYGALYADYRATLDQIRALEEGEREAARRLDLLSFQASEIREAALHPGEDADLERERGLLAHGEKLLFASQEAYAALYGDDGAVLDRLAEVKGKVAEIAGIDASLGPLMDSLADAAAQLEDAAMTLRDYSSRVEADPARLERVEERLDLIRRLKKKYAPTVEEIVAYGEEAAREMEHLENRERTRGELDAALERLRKELAAKGGELSAKRRAVAKELQKAMEREIHQLAMKHALFEVAFEEFSEPRATGLERAEFLFSPNPGEEPKPLTKIASGGELSRLMLALKQVHPESDVPTLVFDEVDTGIGGATSALVGEKLKRVSRGQQVLCITHLPQVAAFADHHYLVEKRVEGGRTATAVTPLEGEARVAEMARMLGGVTITDRTLEHAREMIAHGAGA, encoded by the coding sequence GTGCTCATCGACCTCTCCATCAGAAACTTCGCCATCATCGATACTCTCCATGTTCCGTTCCAGCCGGGGCTTACGGTCTTTACCGGCGAGACCGGCGCGGGAAAGTCGATCATCATCGACGCGGTAAACCTCATCATGGGGGGGCGTGCTTCCGCCGACCTGATCCGGACCGGCGCCGAGGAGGCCACCGTGGAGGCGGTCTTTGCGCTCCCCGAAGGTTCCCCTCTTGGTGCCCGCCTGGCCGATGCGGGGATCGAGTGCGACGGCGAGCTCCTGGTGAAACGGGTCGTGTCCCGCTCGGGACGCAACCGGGTCTTCGTGGGGGGCGGCCTCTCCACCCAGGCGATTCTCGCCGACATGGCCCGGGAGCTCGTCAATATCTACGGCCAGCATGAGTCCCAGACCCTCCTGCGGACCGACAACCACCTGACCCTCCTGGACGGTTTCGGGGGGCTTCTCCCTCTCCGGGAGTCCTATGGCGCCCTCTATGCCGATTACCGCGCTACCCTTGATCAAATCCGGGCGCTGGAGGAGGGGGAGCGGGAGGCGGCCCGGCGGCTCGATCTCCTGTCGTTCCAGGCAAGCGAGATTCGTGAGGCGGCCCTGCACCCCGGCGAGGATGCGGATCTGGAGCGGGAGCGGGGGCTCCTGGCCCACGGCGAAAAGCTCCTCTTCGCCAGCCAGGAGGCCTATGCGGCCCTCTACGGGGACGATGGTGCCGTGCTCGACCGGCTGGCCGAGGTGAAGGGAAAGGTGGCCGAGATAGCCGGCATTGACGCATCCCTCGGACCGCTCATGGATTCCCTGGCGGATGCCGCCGCCCAGTTGGAAGATGCCGCCATGACCCTCAGGGATTACTCCTCGCGGGTCGAGGCCGATCCCGCCCGGTTGGAGCGGGTGGAGGAGCGGCTCGACCTGATCCGGCGGCTCAAGAAGAAATATGCCCCGACCGTGGAGGAGATCGTCGCCTACGGCGAGGAGGCGGCCCGCGAGATGGAACACCTTGAAAACCGTGAGCGAACCCGCGGTGAGCTGGACGCGGCCCTGGAGAGGCTGCGGAAGGAGCTTGCGGCAAAGGGGGGGGAGCTTTCGGCGAAGCGCCGCGCCGTGGCGAAGGAGTTGCAAAAGGCCATGGAGCGGGAGATTCACCAGCTTGCCATGAAACACGCCCTTTTCGAGGTCGCCTTCGAGGAGTTTTCCGAGCCGCGGGCCACGGGGCTTGAGCGGGCCGAGTTTCTCTTTTCCCCCAACCCGGGGGAGGAACCGAAGCCCCTGACGAAGATCGCCTCGGGCGGGGAGCTTTCCCGGCTCATGCTGGCCCTCAAACAGGTCCATCCGGAGAGCGACGTGCCGACGCTTGTGTTCGATGAGGTGGACACCGGCATCGGCGGCGCCACGTCGGCCCTGGTGGGGGAAAAGCTCAAGCGGGTCAGCAGGGGGCAGCAGGTCCTCTGCATAACCCATCTTCCCCAGGTGGCGGCCTTTGCCGACCACCACTACCTGGTGGAGAAGCGGGTGGAGGGGGGGCGGACCGCCACCGCCGTCACCCCGTTGGAAGGGGAGGCCCGGGTGGCGGAGATGGCCCGGATGCTGGGGGGAGTCACCATCACCGACCGGACCCTGGAGCATGCCCGCGAGATGATAGCCCACGGGGCCGGGGCGTAG
- a CDS encoding GGDEF domain-containing protein, translating to MGTNLRIIVVTSPSGGDGSLELRLQSKGYQVVTLDNPPSVMGLIYSDPPDVVLIDLATPDQTLLGIIHSLKDDFFFSTIPVIGMIPEWAAEGFDWEEYPLDDFVTTPLSYRDLFTRIVLSLRRLRRVFDNNPLTRLPGNTSIQRAIEHAVGKPMGVCYVDINHFKQYNDVYGFAHGDEVIRMVARIIANAVKEAGEGFAGHIGGDDFVFIVPLEQAEAVSERIIANFTAVVSELFNEEEKARGFYVAHDRKGNEERVPLMGVAISIVPMDSPKIGHYAKVAEVAAELKKMAKKSHRSCYVMDRRK from the coding sequence ATGGGAACTAATCTGAGGATCATCGTCGTCACCAGCCCCAGCGGCGGGGACGGGAGCCTCGAACTGCGCCTCCAGAGCAAGGGGTACCAGGTGGTCACCCTTGATAATCCTCCCAGTGTCATGGGGCTCATCTACTCCGACCCCCCCGACGTGGTGCTCATAGACCTGGCGACCCCCGACCAGACGCTTCTCGGCATCATCCACAGCCTGAAGGATGATTTCTTCTTCTCCACCATCCCGGTCATAGGGATGATCCCCGAATGGGCTGCCGAAGGGTTCGACTGGGAGGAATATCCCCTCGACGATTTCGTCACTACCCCACTCAGTTACCGGGATCTCTTCACCCGGATTGTCCTGTCGCTGCGGCGCCTCAGGCGGGTCTTCGATAACAATCCCCTGACGAGGCTCCCCGGCAACACCTCCATCCAGCGCGCCATCGAGCATGCGGTGGGAAAGCCCATGGGGGTCTGTTACGTGGACATCAACCACTTCAAACAGTACAATGACGTCTATGGCTTCGCCCACGGCGACGAGGTGATCCGGATGGTTGCCCGCATCATCGCCAATGCCGTCAAGGAGGCGGGTGAGGGGTTTGCGGGCCACATAGGCGGCGACGATTTCGTCTTCATCGTGCCCCTGGAGCAGGCCGAGGCCGTGTCGGAGCGGATCATCGCCAACTTCACCGCCGTCGTTTCCGAGCTCTTCAACGAGGAGGAGAAGGCGCGGGGATTCTACGTGGCCCACGACCGCAAGGGGAACGAGGAACGGGTGCCCCTCATGGGGGTCGCCATCTCCATTGTTCCCATGGATTCGCCGAAGATCGGCCACTACGCCAAGGTGGCCGAGGTGGCGGCGGAACTGAAAAAGATGGCCAAGAAATCCCACAGAAGCTGTTATGTTATGGATCGGCGTAAATAG
- a CDS encoding glycogen/starch/alpha-glucan phosphorylase, giving the protein MTDEAFPSESGSPELDTMMLIIKSFLEHLEYTLGKDKYSATRHDIFNALAYAVRDRMVERWLDTQQAYYNEDPKRIYYVSMEFLMGKTLENSLVNLGLLAEFREAMNSLGYDLDEFIEREQDAGLGNGGLGRLAACFLDSMATMGVPGYGYGIRYEYGIFRQNIIDGSQVEIPDNWLRYRNPWEMDRQEHLHPVKFYGRVVERKDTEGNTLFDWIDTEDVMAMAYDTPIPGYGTNTVNTMRLWTAKSTREFDLSFFNEGNYIRAVEKKMLTENISKVLYPADNVPEGKELRFKQEYFLACATVHDVIYRFHKQHEDLRRLPEKAAIQLNDTHPALCIPEMMRVLIDHHRLDWETAWNITTRTFAYTNHTILPEALEKWPVWFFEHILPRHIQIIYEINDRFLTAVRTRFPGDTGKLERMSLIEEHWERKVRMANLAVVGSHSVNGVAALHTEIIKEHVFKDFFEMYPERFNNKTNGITQRRWLKCANPDQARLIGDTIGNGWTTDLYKLTQLRPLVDDPAFMAQWQQVKRTNKDKLAEYILKHNCIQVNADSLFDCQVKRIHEYKRQLLNVLHVITLYNRIKANPDGDFVPRTIIFSGKAAPAYAIAKLIIRLINAVGDVINNDSQVGDRLKVVFLANYSVSLAEKIFPAADLSEQISTAGTEASGTGNMKFALNGALTIGTLDGANIEIMEEVGRDNIFIFGMNADEVEDLRRRGYNPRDYYSRNPELKKVLDMIAEGYFFPANRDLFRPIVDSLLNQGDHYMLLADYASYVACQEEVSRLYLDREQWARKAILNCAGMGKFSSDRTIAEYAREIWDVEPFEVHPVLEYRQHDVIPD; this is encoded by the coding sequence ATGACTGATGAAGCGTTTCCGAGCGAATCCGGCTCCCCTGAACTCGACACCATGATGCTCATCATCAAGTCTTTCCTTGAGCACCTGGAGTACACCCTGGGCAAGGACAAGTACTCCGCTACCCGCCACGATATCTTCAACGCCCTCGCCTACGCCGTCCGCGACCGGATGGTGGAACGGTGGCTCGACACCCAGCAGGCCTACTACAACGAGGACCCCAAACGCATTTACTACGTATCCATGGAGTTTCTCATGGGGAAGACCCTTGAGAACAGCCTGGTGAATCTGGGGCTTCTCGCGGAGTTCCGGGAGGCCATGAACTCGCTCGGCTATGACCTCGATGAGTTCATCGAACGGGAGCAGGACGCGGGGCTCGGCAACGGAGGGCTGGGGCGGCTTGCGGCCTGCTTCCTCGACTCCATGGCCACCATGGGGGTTCCGGGGTACGGCTACGGCATCCGGTACGAGTACGGCATCTTCCGCCAGAACATCATTGACGGTTCCCAGGTGGAAATCCCCGACAACTGGCTCCGTTATCGAAACCCTTGGGAGATGGACCGCCAGGAGCACCTCCACCCGGTCAAGTTCTACGGCAGGGTTGTGGAGCGCAAGGACACCGAAGGCAATACCCTCTTCGACTGGATCGACACCGAGGACGTCATGGCCATGGCCTACGACACCCCCATCCCCGGCTACGGCACCAACACCGTCAACACCATGCGGCTGTGGACCGCCAAGTCGACCCGGGAATTCGACCTCTCCTTCTTCAACGAAGGGAATTACATCCGTGCCGTCGAAAAGAAGATGCTCACCGAAAACATCTCCAAGGTCCTCTACCCGGCCGACAACGTGCCGGAGGGGAAGGAACTCCGCTTCAAACAGGAGTACTTCCTGGCCTGCGCCACGGTTCACGACGTTATCTACCGCTTTCACAAACAGCACGAGGACCTGCGGCGTCTCCCCGAAAAGGCTGCCATCCAGTTGAACGACACCCATCCGGCCCTCTGCATCCCCGAGATGATGCGGGTCCTCATCGACCACCACCGGCTCGATTGGGAGACCGCCTGGAATATCACCACCAGGACCTTCGCCTACACCAACCACACCATCCTCCCCGAGGCCTTGGAGAAGTGGCCGGTCTGGTTCTTCGAACATATCCTCCCCCGCCACATCCAGATCATCTATGAAATCAACGATCGTTTCCTGACTGCGGTCCGCACGCGCTTTCCCGGCGACACGGGCAAGCTGGAACGGATGTCCCTCATCGAGGAACACTGGGAGCGAAAGGTGCGGATGGCGAACCTGGCCGTGGTGGGGAGCCACTCGGTGAACGGCGTGGCGGCACTCCACACGGAGATTATCAAGGAACACGTCTTCAAGGATTTCTTCGAGATGTACCCGGAGCGGTTCAACAACAAGACCAATGGCATCACCCAGCGCCGCTGGCTCAAGTGCGCCAACCCGGACCAGGCGCGCCTCATCGGCGACACCATCGGCAACGGCTGGACCACCGACCTCTACAAGCTCACCCAGCTCCGTCCTCTGGTCGACGATCCGGCCTTTATGGCCCAGTGGCAGCAGGTGAAGCGGACCAACAAGGACAAGCTTGCCGAGTATATCCTGAAGCACAACTGTATTCAGGTGAACGCCGACTCCCTGTTTGACTGCCAGGTGAAGCGGATCCACGAATATAAGCGGCAACTGCTGAACGTGCTCCACGTCATCACCCTGTACAACCGTATCAAGGCGAACCCCGACGGCGACTTCGTCCCCCGCACGATAATCTTCAGCGGCAAGGCGGCCCCGGCCTATGCCATCGCCAAGCTGATTATCAGGCTCATCAATGCCGTGGGAGATGTAATCAACAACGACTCCCAGGTTGGGGACCGCCTCAAGGTGGTCTTTCTCGCTAACTACAGCGTTTCCCTGGCTGAGAAAATCTTCCCGGCCGCCGATCTTTCGGAACAGATCTCCACCGCCGGAACCGAGGCGTCGGGGACTGGCAATATGAAATTCGCCCTGAACGGGGCGCTCACCATCGGCACCCTCGATGGCGCCAACATCGAGATCATGGAGGAAGTGGGGCGCGACAACATCTTCATCTTCGGCATGAACGCCGACGAGGTGGAGGACCTGCGCCGCAGGGGCTACAACCCGAGGGATTACTACAGCCGCAACCCCGAGCTGAAAAAGGTTTTGGACATGATCGCCGAGGGGTACTTCTTCCCCGCCAACCGCGACCTCTTCCGCCCCATTGTCGACTCCCTCCTCAACCAGGGAGACCACTACATGCTCCTGGCCGATTACGCCTCCTACGTGGCCTGTCAGGAGGAGGTCAGCCGCCTCTACCTGGACCGGGAACAGTGGGCCCGCAAGGCCATCCTCAACTGCGCCGGCATGGGGAAGTTTTCCAGCGACCGGACCATCGCCGAGTACGCCCGGGAGATCTGGGACGTGGAGCCCTTTGAAGTCCACCCGGTCCTGGAGTACCGCCAGCACGACGTGATACCCGACTGA
- a CDS encoding NAD(+)/NADH kinase, with amino-acid sequence MKKIAIFAKVHDPRCQGVAGELITWLEQRRIVPLVEAHFARHLGRSGVTSEEIPDLADMAVVLGGDGTLISAARLLGGREIPILGVNLGSLGFLTEVTLDELYPALEACLGGDYRVSERMMLAATVERGDDIVFSHRVLNDAVINKGALARIVDMESLVNGHYLTTYKADGLIISTPTGSTGYCLSANGPIVHPDLECLTITPICPHTLTNRPIVLEASAEVTIRLISKNEDVYLTLDGQVGMELKCGDIIRVRRAEHRTRLVMSRSKDYFEVLRTKLKWGER; translated from the coding sequence ATGAAAAAAATCGCCATCTTCGCCAAGGTTCACGACCCCCGTTGCCAGGGAGTGGCAGGGGAACTGATCACCTGGCTCGAGCAGCGGAGGATCGTTCCGCTCGTTGAAGCCCATTTTGCCCGCCATCTGGGGCGATCGGGCGTTACCTCCGAAGAGATTCCCGACCTCGCTGACATGGCGGTGGTCCTGGGGGGGGACGGCACCCTCATCTCGGCCGCCCGGCTCCTGGGGGGGCGGGAAATCCCCATTCTCGGCGTGAACCTGGGGAGCCTCGGCTTTCTGACCGAGGTCACCCTGGACGAGCTCTATCCAGCCCTTGAAGCATGCCTCGGCGGCGACTACCGGGTTTCGGAGCGGATGATGCTTGCCGCCACCGTGGAGCGGGGCGACGACATCGTCTTCTCCCACCGGGTTCTGAACGACGCGGTGATCAACAAGGGAGCCCTTGCGCGGATCGTCGACATGGAAAGTCTGGTCAACGGCCACTACCTCACCACCTACAAGGCCGACGGCCTCATCATTTCGACCCCCACCGGCTCCACCGGCTACTGCCTCTCGGCCAATGGCCCCATCGTCCACCCGGACCTGGAATGCCTCACCATCACCCCCATCTGCCCCCATACCCTCACCAACCGTCCCATCGTCCTGGAGGCCAGCGCTGAGGTAACCATCAGGCTCATCTCCAAGAATGAGGATGTCTACCTCACCCTCGACGGCCAGGTGGGGATGGAGCTCAAGTGCGGCGACATCATCCGGGTGCGCCGGGCCGAGCACCGCACGCGCCTCGTTATGTCGCGGAGCAAGGACTATTTCGAGGTTCTCAGGACCAAGCTCAAGTGGGGTGAGCGGTAG
- a CDS encoding HDOD domain-containing protein encodes MGSKRDKILDIIRDTNSLPTLPGVVSRLQALAENRKSSIEEMARLVSSDQILSARVLRLVNSPSYGFYRVSTISNALILLGVNVIKSLALSSSIFEIMEKTIVGLWEHSLGAGVAANIIARHLKLPEVEEISTAALLHDIGKVIIKEKCAEDYERICNMVERDGIPMLEAERQVLQTNHAEVGEWLVHNWYLPNKLSEPVACHHDVANAQHHKMKTAVVHLADVLVKASGFGFSGEVYVPRIQPTAWEWLGMAEDDLAAIVEELEDRLVEVKNFSLEIQSADGN; translated from the coding sequence GTGGGAAGTAAGCGCGACAAGATCCTCGACATCATCCGGGATACGAACTCGCTCCCGACTCTTCCCGGCGTTGTGTCGCGGCTCCAGGCCCTGGCTGAAAACCGCAAGTCCAGCATCGAGGAGATGGCCCGCCTGGTATCCTCGGACCAGATATTGTCGGCCCGGGTGCTGAGGCTTGTCAATTCTCCGTCCTACGGTTTCTACCGGGTTTCCACCATCTCCAACGCCCTCATCCTCCTGGGGGTGAACGTCATCAAGAGTCTCGCCCTCAGCTCTTCCATCTTCGAGATTATGGAAAAGACCATCGTCGGGCTGTGGGAGCACTCCCTGGGGGCCGGCGTGGCGGCAAATATCATCGCCAGGCACCTGAAGCTTCCCGAGGTCGAGGAGATCTCCACCGCGGCCCTTCTCCATGACATCGGCAAGGTGATTATCAAGGAGAAGTGCGCCGAGGATTATGAGCGGATCTGTAACATGGTGGAGCGTGACGGCATTCCCATGCTTGAAGCCGAACGGCAGGTGCTCCAGACCAACCACGCCGAGGTCGGGGAGTGGCTGGTGCACAACTGGTATCTTCCCAATAAGCTGAGCGAGCCGGTTGCCTGCCACCACGACGTGGCCAACGCTCAGCACCACAAGATGAAGACCGCCGTGGTGCATCTGGCCGACGTGCTCGTCAAGGCGAGCGGTTTCGGCTTCAGCGGTGAAGTCTATGTACCCCGCATCCAGCCCACGGCCTGGGAGTGGCTCGGCATGGCCGAGGACGACCTTGCCGCCATTGTGGAAGAGCTTGAGGACCGGCTGGTGGAAGTCAAAAACTTCAGCCTGGAGATACAGTCCGCCGATGGGAACTAA